One Hydrogenoanaerobacterium saccharovorans DNA segment encodes these proteins:
- a CDS encoding helix-turn-helix transcriptional regulator has translation MRNEIKQLRKAKGLRQEDLADLLGVTRQTILAIENDKYNPTLELAMKLSKFLEKPLEEVFFLD, from the coding sequence ATGAGGAATGAAATTAAACAATTAAGAAAGGCGAAAGGCTTACGCCAAGAGGATTTAGCTGATTTGTTGGGAGTTACAAGGCAAACCATACTTGCAATTGAAAATGATAAATACAATCCTACTCTTGAGCTGGCTATGAAACTTTCGAAATTCTTAGAAAAGCCTCTTGAAGAGGTGTTTTTTTTAGATTGA